The genomic segment GGGATTGTAATCATCGCTGAAAGTCACTTGGCGTTTCATACTTTTCCGGACAAAGGTTTTCTTACCGTAGATATTTTCAGCTGCAAAGAATTTGATGTTAAACAAGCAGTCAGAGAAATCGTCAAAGTATTTGAACCGGAAGCTTGGGATCAACAATTAATTCAACGTGGTAGGGAATTCCCTCGTTCAATGACTAGAGCCAAATTAGTTCTAGACAATGAGCGG from the Cyanobacteriota bacterium genome contains:
- the speD gene encoding adenosylmethionine decarboxylase; this translates as MFGPHLIMEATGCSYAKLTDMKLLTDLLNELPTKMNMTKIMAPHVFEYKGGQEPDDWGLSGIVIIAESHLAFHTFPDKGFLTVDIFSCKEFDVKQAVREIVKVFEPEAWDQQLIQRGREFPRSMTRAKLVLDNERTQFNQFALAS